The Thalassotalea agarivorans region CAAAGTGCCCTGCGATGAAGATAAAAGGCTCGACATATCGACAGGTTGTTTTTGTTTCGGAGCCATATAGTCAATTTAAATGAATACGATTTTATGAGTTTAACACTAGTATACAGAGGAAAAAATGTTAGATACTTAATGAAGCTAAATAAGTTTCATTGGGCTTCTGCTTTGCTGACATTTGCATTGGTCAGTGGCGGTTTATTTTATCTATTTTTTTCGTCTAATGATGTGCCGTTGCAACCAAACGGATATGCGCTTGTAGAAACAAATAATAATATAGAAGAGTTAGAAGTCGCTAATCAGCAGATCGTTGCATTAACGATGAAAATTGCGGATTTGCAAAGCCAAGTTCTGCGTTTAAACGCTTTGGGCGACAGATTAGCCGAAGAAGCAAATATTCCAGAAAAAGAATTTAACTTTGAAGAGCAAGTGCCAGCGGGTGGTCCATTATCACAGCAAACCGTTGCCACAAAAAGCCTGACCGAACTGATGCATGAGATATCATCATTGCAACGAGAGTTAGGTTATGAAGAAAAACAGTTGAAGCTACTTGAATCTTTAACCTTGGGTCACCATATAGAAAATAGCAGCTATTTATCTGGTCGCCCGATTGCTAAAGGTTGGTTGTCGTCATACTTTGGAATGCGCAAAGACCCTTTCTCAGGCAGGCCAGCAATGCATAAAGGTGTTGATTTTGCGGGTAAAGAAGGAACGCATGTTATCGCTACAGGTGCCGGTGTAGTCACTTGGTCTGGTGAGCGATACGGTTATGGTCAGTTAATCGAGATTGATCATGGTAAAGGATACAAAACCCGCTATGGTCACAATAAGTCTTTACTTGTTAACGTAGGAGACGTTGTTAACAAAGGAGACACCATTGCATTAATGGGCAGCACAGGTCGTTCTACCGGCCCACATGTACACTACGAGATTTTACGAAATAATAAACAAATTAATCCCGTAAAGTACGTGTATCGTAAAGCTAAATAACATAAGATAGCGTGCAATTAAATTTTCGAATGATCGGCAGGCGCCGATCTTTTATTTTGCCTGTGGCAAATTAGATAAATTGGTTTAACAAGATGTTTGTAAAGTTAGTAACTAAAATGTTTGGTAGTCGAAATGACCGACTACTCAAAAAAATGCGCAAAGAAGTCGATCAAATTAATGCGCTTGAGCCAGTCATTGAAGCCCTTTCTGATAGTGAAGTTAAAGCCAAAACACAAGAGTTTCGAGAGCGTATCGAAGCTGGTGACACCTTAGAGCAAATATTACCTGAAGCATTTGCTGTTGTACGCGAAGCAAGTAAGCGCGTATTTGGTATGCGCCACTTTGACGTGCAAATGATCGGCGGCATGGTGTTAAACCAAGGCAAAATTGCAGAGATGCGTACAGGTGAAGGTAAAACCCTTACGGCAACATTACCAGCTTACTTAAACGCGCTTACTGGCAAAGGTGTTCACATTGTTACCGTGAATGACTACCTAGCGAAACGTGATGCTGACTGGTCACGTCCATTGTTTGAATTCTTAGGCTTAAGCGTTGGTTGTAACATTCCAGGTTTAGCGCCAGCTGACAAGAAAGCTGCTTATGAGGCAGATATCACGTACGGTACAAATAACGAGTTTGGTTTCGACTACTTAAGAGACAACATGTGCTTTTCGCCGCAAGAACGAGTGCAAAAGCCATTGCATTTCGCTGTTGTGGATGAGGTTGACTCAATTTTAATTGACGAAGCACGTACACCATTAATCATTTCTGGTGCTGCAGAAGATAGTTCGGAGCTTTACCGCGCGATTAACACCATTGTTCCTTCACTTGAGCAACAAGAGAAAGAAGATGAAGAAGGTGTTGAAAGTACGGGTGACTACACCATCGACGAGAAAGCAAAGCAAGTTTACTTAACTGAGCGTGGTCAAGTTCGTGTTGAAGAAATTCTAACAGAAAAAGGCTTATTGCAAGATGGCGATTCGCTTTTTGCTGCAGGTGCAATTAGCTTATTGCATCATGTCATGGCTGCACTTCGTGCACACAAATTATTCCAGAAAGACGTCGACTACATTGTTAAAGACGGTGAGATCGTTATTGTTGACGAACACACTGGCCGTACAATGGAAGGCCGTCGTTGGTCTGAAGGTTTACACCAAGCTGTTGAAGCGAAGGAAGGCGTAAACATTCAAAATGAAAACCAAACGTTAGCGTCTATCACTTTCCAGAACTTTTTCCGTATTTACGAAAAGCTTGCTGGGATGACTGGTACTGCAGATACCGAAGCATTCGAATTTAACCATATCTATGGTTTAGAAACAGTGGTTATCCCAACGAACCAACCAATGGTACGTGATGACCAAGCGGATTTAATTTATTTGTCTGCCGAAGAAAAGTTCGAAGCGATTCTAGAAGACATTAAAGATTGTGTAGAACGCGGTCAGCCGGTGCTAGTGGGTACTATTAGCATCGAAACGTCTGAGTTTCTTTCTTCATTTTTAAAGAAAGCCAAAATCAAACATAAAGTACTTAACGCAAAATTCCATGAACAGGAAGCAGAAATTGTTGCTGACGCAGGTAAGATTGGCGCGGTAACGATTGCGACCAATATGGCCGGTCGTGGTACTGATATTGTATTGGGTGGTAATTTAGATTCAGCGATAGCGAACCTTAAAAACCCATCAGATACACAAATAGAAAAAGTAAAAGCTGACTGGCAAGCCGAGCACGATAAAGTGCTTGAGTTAGGCGGTCTTCGCATTATCTCTACCGAGCGTCATGAATCTCGTCGTATCGATAACCAGTTACGTGGTCGTGCAGGCCGTCAAGGTGACCCAGGTTCGAGCCGTTTCTATCTTTCGATGGAAGATGGCTTAATGCGTATTTTCGCGTCAGAGCGTATTGCCAATATGATGCGTAAATTAGGTATGGAGCGCGGCGAAGCTATAGAGCATCCATGGGTTACGCGTTCAATTGAAAACGCTCAACGTAAAGTTGAGGGACGTAACTTTGATATTCGTAAACAGTTACTAGAATTCGATGATGTTGCTAATGATCAACGTAAAGTTATTTATGAGCAACGTAATGAATTGATGGACGAGTCTGACATTAAAGATGTAGTAGAAAACATCCGTACAGATGTGTTGTCGCAAGTGTTCGCGCAGTATATTCCGCCGCAATCATTAGAAGAAATGTGGGATGTACCAGGGCTAGAAGAGCGTTTAAAAGGTGATTTCACATTAGACCTACCGTTACAGCAGTGGCTTAAAGAAGACAGCAAACTTCACGAAGAAACATTGCACGACAAAATCCTTGAAACGGCTGAGCAAGAATACAAAGAAAAAGAAAATGCGGTTGGTGAAGAAGTGTTACGTCATTTCGAAAAAGCCGTTATGCTGCAAAGCTTAGATTCGCATTGGAAAGAGCACTTAGCGGCAATGGATCATCTTCGTCAAGGTATTCACTTACGTGGCTACGCTCAGAAAAACCCTAAGCAAGAATACAAGCGTGAATCTTTTGCATTGTTTGAAGAAATGCTTGAGAACATGAAGTTTGACGTGGTTGGCATTTTAAGCAAAGTACGTATTCAAGCTGAATCAGATGTTGAAGCCGTTGAAGAACAGCACAAAAAAGCAGATGAAGCGCCAAAATCATTTACTCATGAAAGTGCAAGTAACCCAACACAGCCGGAGCAAACTGTTCCACGTGTAGGACGCAATGAACCTTGCCCATGTGGTAGTGGTAAGAAATACAAGCAGTGCCATGGCAAGCTAAGCTAGTCTGATTTTTCAAACTAACATTAAATACCAGTCTATGACTGGTATTTTTTTATGAGGAACACAATGAAACAAGTACATGTTGCAGTAGGCGTAATTTTTCAAAATGATGCGTTTTACCTAACTAAGCGAGCTGACAATGTTCACCAGGGCGGTAAATGGGAGTTTCCAGGCGGCAAAGTTGAAACTGGAGAAACGGTTGCGCAGGCACTGCAAAGAGAATTACAAGAAGAAGTTGCCATTGATGTCCTTGCCTGTCAGCCACTGCTTATCATTGAACATGATTACGGTGATAAACAGGTTAAATTAGAAGTCTTTATCGTTGATCAGTTCCAAGGTGAACCAACCGCTCAAGAAGGACAACAAGAACAATGGTTTAGTTTAGAAGAATTGAGCGAAATAGACTTGCCTGCAGCGAACACAGCTATTGTTGAAAAGCTTAACCAACACTTTGCTAGTTAAATTTTGCAAAAAGGGCGTTAAGTGCTTATTTTTAACTAAACGTGTTAGCGAGTGAATGCTAAAAATGAACATAGAAAAAGAAATACCGTTATTAGAAGAGATTTTTGCTTCTTGGCAATCTGTCATTGGTGACGAATATATGGGGTACAGAAATCACGTATATCGTATGATTCATTTTTGTTTCGCTTTACATGAATGCGATGCA contains the following coding sequences:
- a CDS encoding M23 family metallopeptidase; the protein is MKLNKFHWASALLTFALVSGGLFYLFFSSNDVPLQPNGYALVETNNNIEELEVANQQIVALTMKIADLQSQVLRLNALGDRLAEEANIPEKEFNFEEQVPAGGPLSQQTVATKSLTELMHEISSLQRELGYEEKQLKLLESLTLGHHIENSSYLSGRPIAKGWLSSYFGMRKDPFSGRPAMHKGVDFAGKEGTHVIATGAGVVTWSGERYGYGQLIEIDHGKGYKTRYGHNKSLLVNVGDVVNKGDTIALMGSTGRSTGPHVHYEILRNNKQINPVKYVYRKAK
- the secA gene encoding preprotein translocase subunit SecA, encoding MFVKLVTKMFGSRNDRLLKKMRKEVDQINALEPVIEALSDSEVKAKTQEFRERIEAGDTLEQILPEAFAVVREASKRVFGMRHFDVQMIGGMVLNQGKIAEMRTGEGKTLTATLPAYLNALTGKGVHIVTVNDYLAKRDADWSRPLFEFLGLSVGCNIPGLAPADKKAAYEADITYGTNNEFGFDYLRDNMCFSPQERVQKPLHFAVVDEVDSILIDEARTPLIISGAAEDSSELYRAINTIVPSLEQQEKEDEEGVESTGDYTIDEKAKQVYLTERGQVRVEEILTEKGLLQDGDSLFAAGAISLLHHVMAALRAHKLFQKDVDYIVKDGEIVIVDEHTGRTMEGRRWSEGLHQAVEAKEGVNIQNENQTLASITFQNFFRIYEKLAGMTGTADTEAFEFNHIYGLETVVIPTNQPMVRDDQADLIYLSAEEKFEAILEDIKDCVERGQPVLVGTISIETSEFLSSFLKKAKIKHKVLNAKFHEQEAEIVADAGKIGAVTIATNMAGRGTDIVLGGNLDSAIANLKNPSDTQIEKVKADWQAEHDKVLELGGLRIISTERHESRRIDNQLRGRAGRQGDPGSSRFYLSMEDGLMRIFASERIANMMRKLGMERGEAIEHPWVTRSIENAQRKVEGRNFDIRKQLLEFDDVANDQRKVIYEQRNELMDESDIKDVVENIRTDVLSQVFAQYIPPQSLEEMWDVPGLEERLKGDFTLDLPLQQWLKEDSKLHEETLHDKILETAEQEYKEKENAVGEEVLRHFEKAVMLQSLDSHWKEHLAAMDHLRQGIHLRGYAQKNPKQEYKRESFALFEEMLENMKFDVVGILSKVRIQAESDVEAVEEQHKKADEAPKSFTHESASNPTQPEQTVPRVGRNEPCPCGSGKKYKQCHGKLS
- the mutT gene encoding 8-oxo-dGTP diphosphatase MutT, which encodes MKQVHVAVGVIFQNDAFYLTKRADNVHQGGKWEFPGGKVETGETVAQALQRELQEEVAIDVLACQPLLIIEHDYGDKQVKLEVFIVDQFQGEPTAQEGQQEQWFSLEELSEIDLPAANTAIVEKLNQHFAS